The DNA window TCTGCGCCCCCGTCACGTGCAGTATTTATCCGCCCGCCCGTTCGGTTCGCCTCCAGCCATCCACCTCACTCGCCTCACCGGCCATTATTAAAACCTCGTGCACTTGTGCAGtagcagagcagcagcagcaaacacCTCCACCTCACTCGATCACGCTCATCCAGCCGCCGGCGAAGCGTCGATCGAAGCATTGCACATTCGAACGCAAAAGGCAGTGGTGCATTGCCATTGCGTTGGGCTCGTTAATTCATCCAGCGGCAATGCCGGTGGCGTCGTTGAGtgtggaggtggcggtggtggctgcggctgcggctgtgCTTGTGCTCCTGCTCTCGCCgggcgcggtggtggtggtgtctGCCGGACAGCATGATTACGGTGACGCGCTCCATAAGAGCATACTGTTCTTTGAGGGGCAGCGCTCCGGCAGGCTTCCCCCCGACCAACGTCTCCGCTGGCGCCGCGACTCCGGCCtccacgacggcgccgccgccggcgtacGTGTGCTCGTCCTATACCTTGGCTTTGAGAATGCGGTAAACGATGCAGCATTGTGAGTAGCGAGTAGCGTGCTTGTACGTCATGCAGGTGGACTTGACGGGAGGGTActacgacgccggcgacaacGTGAAGTTCGGGTTCCCGATGGCGTTCACGGCGACGCTGATGTCGTGGGGGCTGATCGACTTCGGGCGGAGCTTCGGGCCGCAcaaggaggaggcgaggaaggCGGTGCGGTGGGCGACGGACTACCTGATgaaggcgacggcgaagcCCAACACCGTGTACGTGCAGGTCGGCGACGCCTTCCGCGACCACTCGTGCTGGGAGCGTCCCGAGGACATGGACACCCCCCGCACCGTCTACAAGGTGGACCCCTCGCACCCCGGctccgacgtcgccgccgagaccgccgcagccctcgccgccggctccaTCGTCTTCCGCGAGGCCGACCCGGCCTACTCCAAGCGCCTCCTCGACCGCGCCATATCCGTAAGTAGACCACCCGCGCCACACCACGCCGTCCGTTGACTTGCTTGTTTCCTCACGCCTAGTACGTTATTTTTGTGTGTTCGTACGTGTAGGTGTTCGAGTTCGCGGACAGGTACCGGGGCCCCTACAGCAGCAGCCTCCACGACGCGGTGTGCCCCTGCTACTGCGACTTCTCCGGGTACCAGGACGAGCTGCTCTGGGGCGCGGCGTGGCTGCACAAGGCGTCGCGCCGGCGGGAGTACCGCGAGTACATCAAGAGGAACGAGGTGGTGCTCGGCGCCAGCGAGTCCATCAACGAGTTCGGCTGGGACAACAAGCACGCTGGCATCAACGTCCTCATCTCCAAGGTAACGCGCCATTTCGTattctttcttgttttccaCCGCAGTTATGCACGGAACATACCGTCGGTACTCGGTACTAGTGTCACGGATTGTCAAACGTTTGGTTGGCTAGACCTCGACAAGATTACTCCATTTTACTGCAGCGGTGTTGTGCAATTTGGCCGCCGATGCgcttttttggctttttaaagAAGAAGCTTCTTCATTTTGGCAGCTTCATCTTTCACAAGGGAACTTGGCAAGTTGCCCAACCCTCATGTTATGCGGTATTACTTTTGTCTTTTGAAGGTCT is part of the Oryza brachyantha chromosome 2, ObraRS2, whole genome shotgun sequence genome and encodes:
- the LOC102720308 gene encoding endoglucanase 6; its protein translation is MPVASLSVEVAVVAAAAAVLVLLLSPGAVVVVSAGQHDYGDALHKSILFFEGQRSGRLPPDQRLRWRRDSGLHDGAAAGVDLTGGYYDAGDNVKFGFPMAFTATLMSWGLIDFGRSFGPHKEEARKAVRWATDYLMKATAKPNTVYVQVGDAFRDHSCWERPEDMDTPRTVYKVDPSHPGSDVAAETAAALAAGSIVFREADPAYSKRLLDRAISVFEFADRYRGPYSSSLHDAVCPCYCDFSGYQDELLWGAAWLHKASRRREYREYIKRNEVVLGASESINEFGWDNKHAGINVLISKEVLMGKDEYFQSFRVNADNFMCTLLPGISNHPQIQYSPGGLLFKVGGSNMQHVTSLSFLLLAYSNYLSHAGARVSCGAGGSASPAQLRRVAKRQVDYILGDNPLRMSYMVGYGDRFPRRIHHRGSSLPSVAAHPARIGCKAGGAYYASAAPNPNLLVGAVVGGPSDATDAFPDARAVFQQSEPTTYINAPLMGLLAYFSAHPNPAEWADD